One stretch of Sphingomonas sp. HF-S4 DNA includes these proteins:
- a CDS encoding prephenate/arogenate dehydrogenase family protein, whose amino-acid sequence MLPFARVTVIGLGLIGSSIARAVRQHMPSVRVTGYDADPAVRETALRIDLCDDVADTAGTAVIDADLVVLCVPVGAMGTAAAEFAADLPADAIVSDVGSCKESVIEAVRAALPDAVFVPAHPVAGTENSGPEAGFASLFQHRWCIVTPPEGTPGIAIERVLEFWRRLGAEVETMEPAHHDRVLAVTSHLPHLIAYTIVGTASDMEEVTSSEVIKYSAGGFRDFTRIAASDPTMWRDVFLANREAVLDMLQRFSEDLSALQRAIRWGKGDELFDLFSRTRAVRRSIIDQGQDDARPDFGRSHD is encoded by the coding sequence ATGCTCCCCTTCGCGCGCGTCACCGTCATCGGCCTGGGCCTGATCGGCTCGTCGATCGCGCGCGCCGTGCGCCAGCACATGCCGAGCGTCCGCGTCACCGGCTATGACGCCGACCCCGCGGTGCGCGAGACCGCGCTGCGGATCGACTTGTGCGACGACGTGGCGGACACTGCCGGCACCGCGGTGATCGATGCCGATCTGGTCGTGCTCTGCGTCCCCGTCGGCGCGATGGGGACCGCCGCAGCCGAGTTTGCCGCCGATCTCCCCGCCGACGCGATCGTCAGCGATGTCGGCTCGTGCAAGGAAAGCGTGATCGAGGCGGTCCGCGCCGCGCTGCCCGACGCCGTCTTCGTCCCCGCGCATCCGGTGGCGGGCACCGAGAATAGCGGGCCCGAGGCCGGGTTCGCCTCGCTGTTCCAGCATCGCTGGTGCATCGTCACCCCGCCCGAAGGGACGCCCGGGATCGCGATCGAGCGCGTGCTCGAATTCTGGCGGCGTCTCGGTGCCGAGGTCGAGACGATGGAGCCTGCGCACCACGATCGTGTGCTCGCGGTGACCAGCCACCTGCCGCACTTGATCGCCTATACGATCGTCGGCACCGCGTCGGACATGGAGGAAGTCACCAGCTCCGAAGTGATCAAATATTCGGCCGGCGGCTTCCGCGACTTTACCCGCATCGCCGCCTCGGACCCGACGATGTGGCGCGACGTGTTCCTCGCCAATCGCGAGGCGGTGCTCGACATGCTCCAGCGCTTTTCGGAGGACCTGTCGGCGCTCCAGCGCGCGATCCGCTGGGGCAAGGGCGACGAATTGTTCGATCTGTTCAGCCGCACCCGCGCCGTCCGCCGCTCGATCATCGACCAGGGCCAGGACGATGCCCGCCCCGATTTCGGCCGCTCGCACGACTAG
- a CDS encoding alpha/beta fold hydrolase — protein sequence MLLPALALLSVGNASDTPSKGDAAPIDGRFDIGGRSIRLVCTGAGSPTVVVDAGMGTAPVEDPAWQGIAAKIARVTRVCLHDRAGLGSSDPAPGTPRTSADAAADLHAVLKKAGVPGPYLLAGHSIGGLHAQVFAARYPTDIAGLVLISSTHADQMTTWLSLLPPAAPDEEKAITEGRAFLTTMLSDPTKNEEKLDFPASAAQARGLKTLGSKPVIVATHSPRFRMVPGLSEPMAIKLETATQKMQKQFLSLSSNARQNIAPTAGHGLPHEAPGFVVDNILEAVALARSARP from the coding sequence GTGCTGCTTCCTGCCCTGGCACTCCTGTCGGTGGGCAATGCGTCCGATACGCCTTCGAAGGGTGATGCGGCCCCGATCGACGGGCGCTTCGACATTGGCGGGCGATCGATCCGGTTGGTCTGCACCGGCGCAGGCAGCCCGACGGTCGTCGTGGATGCCGGCATGGGCACCGCGCCAGTCGAGGATCCGGCTTGGCAGGGCATCGCCGCGAAGATCGCGCGGGTAACGCGCGTCTGCCTCCACGACCGGGCAGGGCTCGGCAGCAGCGATCCGGCGCCCGGCACGCCGCGGACGAGCGCGGATGCCGCCGCCGACCTGCATGCCGTGCTGAAGAAAGCGGGCGTCCCAGGCCCCTATCTGCTCGCCGGCCATTCGATCGGCGGGTTGCATGCGCAGGTGTTCGCCGCCCGCTATCCGACCGACATCGCCGGGCTGGTGCTGATCTCGTCGACGCATGCCGACCAGATGACGACATGGCTGTCGCTGCTGCCGCCCGCCGCGCCGGACGAGGAGAAGGCGATTACCGAAGGCCGCGCCTTCCTGACGACGATGCTCTCCGATCCCACGAAGAACGAGGAGAAGCTCGACTTCCCGGCGAGTGCGGCCCAGGCGCGGGGGCTGAAAACACTCGGCAGCAAGCCTGTGATCGTCGCAACGCACAGCCCGCGCTTTCGCATGGTCCCCGGCCTCTCCGAACCGATGGCAATCAAGCTCGAGACCGCGACCCAGAAGATGCAGAAGCAGTTCCTGTCGCTGTCCTCTAACGCGCGGCAGAATATCGCGCCGACCGCTGGGCACGGCCTGCCCCACGAGGCGCCCGGTTTCGTGGTCGACAACATCCTGGAAGCCGTCGCGCTCGCCCGGAGCGCGAGGCCCTAG
- the ftsE gene encoding cell division ATP-binding protein FtsE: MANIVQFENVGLRYGTGTETLSDVSFTLKSGSFYFLTGPSGAGKTSLLKLLYLAQRPTRGVIRLFGEDAGALPRQRLPGFRRRIGVVFQDFRLVPHLSAYDNIALPLRVAGVQENDVEAPVREMLAWVGLSDRGRATPPTLSGGEQQRIAIARAVIGRPELLVADEPTGNVDPEMAERLLYLFESLNRLGTTVVMATHDLHLLQRIPTAQMMRIEHGRLSDPTGALRNPPGQP; the protein is encoded by the coding sequence ATGGCCAATATCGTCCAGTTCGAGAATGTCGGCTTGCGCTATGGGACGGGAACCGAGACGCTCTCGGACGTCAGCTTCACGCTCAAGAGCGGTTCCTTCTATTTCCTGACCGGCCCGTCCGGCGCGGGCAAGACCTCGCTGCTCAAGCTGCTCTACCTTGCCCAGCGGCCGACGCGCGGGGTGATCCGGCTGTTCGGCGAGGATGCCGGCGCACTTCCCCGCCAGCGGCTGCCCGGGTTCCGGCGGCGCATCGGCGTGGTGTTCCAGGACTTCCGCCTCGTTCCGCATCTCTCGGCCTATGACAATATCGCGCTGCCGCTGCGCGTCGCGGGGGTGCAGGAGAACGATGTCGAGGCGCCGGTGCGCGAGATGCTCGCCTGGGTCGGGCTCAGCGATCGCGGGCGCGCGACGCCGCCGACGCTGTCGGGTGGCGAGCAGCAGCGCATCGCGATCGCGCGCGCAGTGATCGGCCGCCCCGAGCTGCTCGTCGCCGACGAACCGACCGGCAACGTCGATCCCGAAATGGCCGAGCGGCTGCTCTATCTGTTCGAATCGCTCAATCGTCTGGGCACCACTGTAGTGATGGCGACGCACGACCTGCACTTGCTCCAGCGCATCCCGACCGCGCAGATGATGCGGATCGAGCATGGCCGGCTGAGCGACCCCACCGGCGCGCTGCGCAACCCGCCGGGGCAGCCATGA
- a CDS encoding YdcF family protein produces MIWRTALLLVLAWALGFVFFLFSLGKPLDARKTDAIVVLTGGGGRIDRGLAVLRAGDAKRMLVSGVDPDVRPVELAVQFKIDRKLMACCIDLGWQAVDTRSNADETAQWVQRHGFKSVRLVTTDWHMPRARMELASAIGGDVDVIGDGVRSGPNSPGWRILLREYHKFLVRRIALWTGAG; encoded by the coding sequence ATGATCTGGCGCACCGCCTTGCTGCTGGTGCTCGCCTGGGCGCTCGGCTTCGTCTTCTTCCTGTTCTCGCTCGGCAAGCCGCTCGACGCGCGGAAGACCGACGCGATCGTGGTGCTGACCGGCGGCGGCGGGCGGATCGACCGCGGGCTGGCGGTGCTGCGCGCGGGCGACGCCAAAAGGATGCTGGTCAGCGGCGTCGATCCCGACGTTCGCCCGGTCGAGCTGGCGGTGCAGTTCAAGATCGACCGCAAGCTGATGGCGTGCTGCATCGACCTGGGCTGGCAGGCAGTCGACACGCGATCGAATGCCGACGAGACCGCACAATGGGTGCAGCGCCACGGCTTCAAGTCGGTGCGGCTGGTGACCACCGACTGGCACATGCCGCGCGCGCGGATGGAGTTGGCGAGCGCGATCGGCGGCGATGTCGACGTGATCGGCGACGGGGTGCGCAGCGGACCGAACAGCCCGGGCTGGCGCATCCTACTGCGCGAATATCACAAGTTCCTGGTCCGGCGGATCGCCTTGTGGACGGGAGCGGGCTGA
- a CDS encoding MATE family efflux transporter, which yields MRRILALAWPVVLTSLNWTILYVTDVAVVGLVSTEEAAALGASRSLTFPGIVVGLGWLTGILVFVSRADGAGDLRETGRVFHQGLLLALILGLISGLALFLWPEPMLLGLGVAPGTAPAAADVVRVMALAYPFQLVIVAASFFLEGVSRPRRVTVVNLSILPLNAVLAWVLATGQFGLPVMGAVGAAAATAAASAIGAIGMVGAAWTLPRAGQRGVHDLSDLGSRASWAGALQLAKFGLVPAIASGLELVGFAILIALSTQLGTTTAHAFQIVFSIHNVTFAVALGLGSAAGVRVGNAVGEGVPEDAGRRTMIAALLAALATGALSLLLIVLALPVVAIFPATGEVHALAASMLVLWAPFVLFDGVQIVFVYALRSLGDQVVAGVNGILAFFVITGGLGVVLMHGGYGPNGLVLASGLGMVAAALLHGARLAWVSGRFRTRS from the coding sequence ATGCGCCGCATCCTCGCACTGGCCTGGCCGGTGGTGCTGACCAGCCTCAACTGGACGATCCTCTACGTCACCGACGTCGCGGTGGTCGGCCTGGTAAGCACGGAGGAAGCGGCGGCGCTGGGGGCGAGCCGATCGCTGACCTTCCCGGGGATCGTCGTCGGGCTCGGCTGGCTGACCGGTATCCTCGTCTTCGTCTCGCGCGCAGACGGGGCGGGCGACCTGCGCGAGACTGGCCGCGTGTTTCACCAGGGGCTGCTGCTCGCGCTGATCCTGGGGCTGATCAGCGGGCTCGCGCTGTTCCTGTGGCCAGAGCCGATGCTGCTCGGGCTTGGCGTCGCCCCCGGCACCGCGCCCGCTGCGGCCGACGTCGTCCGGGTGATGGCGCTGGCATATCCGTTCCAGCTGGTCATCGTCGCGGCGAGCTTCTTCCTCGAAGGCGTGAGCCGGCCGCGGCGCGTGACCGTGGTCAATTTGTCGATCCTGCCGCTCAACGCCGTCCTCGCCTGGGTGCTCGCCACGGGGCAGTTCGGGCTGCCGGTGATGGGCGCGGTCGGCGCGGCGGCGGCGACTGCCGCGGCGTCGGCGATCGGCGCGATCGGGATGGTCGGCGCGGCCTGGACGCTGCCACGCGCCGGCCAACGCGGCGTCCACGACCTGAGCGACCTCGGCAGCCGCGCGTCCTGGGCCGGCGCGCTCCAGCTCGCCAAGTTCGGGCTGGTGCCGGCGATCGCATCGGGGCTCGAGCTGGTCGGCTTCGCGATCCTGATCGCGCTCTCGACGCAGCTCGGCACGACAACCGCCCACGCCTTCCAGATCGTCTTCTCGATCCACAACGTCACGTTCGCGGTGGCGCTGGGGCTGGGATCGGCGGCCGGCGTGCGCGTCGGCAATGCGGTGGGCGAAGGCGTGCCCGAGGATGCGGGGCGACGCACGATGATCGCGGCGCTGCTCGCGGCGCTGGCCACCGGCGCGCTGTCGCTGCTGCTGATCGTGCTGGCGCTGCCGGTGGTGGCGATCTTCCCGGCGACCGGCGAGGTCCATGCGCTCGCCGCGTCGATGCTGGTGCTATGGGCGCCGTTCGTCCTGTTCGACGGGGTCCAGATCGTGTTCGTCTATGCGCTGCGCTCGCTCGGCGACCAGGTAGTGGCCGGGGTCAACGGCATCCTGGCCTTCTTCGTCATCACCGGCGGGCTGGGCGTGGTGCTGATGCACGGCGGCTACGGGCCGAACGGCCTCGTCCTTGCCTCGGGGCTGGGGATGGTCGCCGCCGCGCTGCTGCACGGCGCGCGGCTGGCCTGGGTCAGCGGCCGATTTCGGACGCGAAGCTGA
- the hisC gene encoding histidinol-phosphate transaminase, whose amino-acid sequence MTAPVPNRWVMEIAPYVPGRSTTDSGTKAVKLSSNENPFGTPQAARAAFAAAASQLERYPDASAAELREAIGAHYDLESERIIYGTGSDEVLHLAAGAYAGVGDEVIYVRYGFAVYDIAARRVGATPVIAPDKDYATDVDAILACVTDRTKVIFVANPNNPTGTYTSRAEIARLHAALPPSVLLVIDQAYTEYLDPEDDDGALDLARTTDNVLVTRTFSKIFGLASERVGWGYGAPAMIDAMHRIRAPFNFSTAAQKAAIAALGDHAFVERSYSHNRQWRTWFADQIDSMGNKGLRAVPSKANFQLVLFEGEVNAEHAYKALMERGYIVRWLPGQGLPHGLRITIGTEEDIQGLAAAIREIVGA is encoded by the coding sequence ATGACAGCACCCGTTCCCAACCGCTGGGTCATGGAGATCGCCCCCTATGTGCCGGGGCGCTCGACTACCGATTCCGGCACCAAGGCCGTAAAGCTCTCGTCGAACGAAAACCCGTTCGGCACGCCCCAGGCCGCGCGCGCGGCCTTTGCCGCCGCCGCGTCGCAGCTCGAGCGCTATCCCGATGCCAGCGCCGCCGAGCTGCGCGAGGCGATCGGCGCGCATTACGATCTCGAGTCCGAACGGATCATCTACGGCACCGGATCGGACGAGGTTCTGCACCTGGCGGCGGGTGCCTATGCCGGGGTCGGCGACGAGGTGATCTACGTCCGCTACGGCTTCGCCGTGTACGACATCGCCGCGCGCCGCGTCGGCGCGACGCCGGTGATCGCCCCCGACAAGGACTATGCCACTGATGTCGACGCGATCCTGGCGTGCGTCACCGATCGCACCAAGGTGATCTTCGTCGCCAATCCGAACAACCCGACCGGCACGTATACGTCGCGCGCCGAAATCGCCCGGCTCCATGCCGCGCTGCCGCCGTCCGTGCTGCTGGTGATCGACCAGGCCTATACCGAATATCTCGATCCCGAGGATGATGATGGCGCGCTCGATCTGGCGCGTACCACCGACAACGTGCTCGTCACGCGGACCTTCTCGAAGATCTTCGGCCTGGCCTCGGAGCGGGTCGGCTGGGGCTATGGCGCGCCCGCGATGATCGATGCGATGCACCGCATCCGCGCGCCGTTCAACTTCAGCACCGCCGCGCAAAAGGCCGCGATCGCCGCGCTCGGCGACCATGCCTTTGTCGAGCGCAGCTACAGCCACAACCGGCAGTGGCGCACCTGGTTCGCCGACCAGATCGACTCGATGGGCAACAAGGGGCTGCGCGCGGTTCCTTCCAAGGCGAACTTCCAGCTCGTGCTGTTCGAGGGCGAAGTGAATGCCGAACACGCGTATAAAGCCCTGATGGAGCGCGGCTATATCGTCCGCTGGCTGCCGGGGCAGGGGCTGCCGCATGGCCTTCGCATCACGATCGGCACCGAGGAGGACATCCAGGGCCTCGCCGCGGCGATCCGCGAGATCGTCGGCGCCTGA
- the metX gene encoding homoserine O-acetyltransferase MetX has product MSDDPRFGLSRTATLPGPLRLDGGVLLSPVDIAYETYGTLAPDAGNAILVCHALTGDHHLASNHPVTGKPGWWTRMVGPGKPIDTDRYFVVCANVLGSCLGSSGPASVNPATGKPWAMAFPVITIRDMVRAQAMLLDHLGVEKLFAVVGGSMGGMQALSWAATFPERVAAAVVIASAARHSAQNIAFHEVGRQAIMADHRWRGGDYYADNDPPASGLAVARMAAHITYLSEAGLTAKFGRKLQSRDAKTFGFDADFQVESYLRHQGLSFVDRFDANSYLYITRALDYFDLAEEHNGTLANAFTGDTRFCLVSFDTDWLYPTSESRTIVHALNAAGAPVSFVELSSPFGHDAFLLESPELDRVMTGFLRAGEA; this is encoded by the coding sequence ATGTCCGACGATCCGCGCTTTGGCCTGAGCCGCACCGCGACGCTGCCCGGGCCGTTGCGGCTCGACGGGGGCGTGCTGCTGTCGCCGGTCGACATCGCCTATGAGACCTATGGCACGCTGGCGCCCGATGCGGGCAACGCGATCCTCGTCTGCCACGCGCTGACCGGCGACCATCACCTCGCCTCGAACCACCCGGTCACCGGCAAGCCGGGCTGGTGGACGCGGATGGTGGGGCCGGGGAAGCCGATCGATACCGACCGCTATTTCGTCGTCTGCGCCAACGTGCTCGGCTCGTGCCTCGGCTCGTCGGGGCCGGCGAGCGTCAATCCGGCGACCGGCAAGCCCTGGGCGATGGCGTTCCCGGTCATCACGATCCGCGACATGGTGCGCGCGCAGGCGATGCTGCTCGACCATCTCGGCGTGGAGAAACTGTTCGCCGTCGTCGGCGGATCGATGGGGGGAATGCAGGCGCTGAGCTGGGCGGCAACCTTCCCCGAGCGGGTTGCCGCGGCGGTGGTGATCGCCAGCGCGGCGCGGCATTCGGCGCAGAACATCGCCTTCCACGAAGTCGGGCGGCAGGCGATCATGGCCGACCATCGCTGGCGCGGCGGCGATTATTATGCCGACAACGATCCCCCCGCATCGGGACTGGCGGTGGCGCGGATGGCGGCGCACATCACCTATCTGTCCGAGGCGGGGCTCACCGCCAAGTTCGGGCGGAAGCTGCAGAGTCGTGACGCCAAGACGTTCGGGTTCGACGCCGATTTCCAGGTCGAGAGCTATCTGCGCCACCAGGGGCTGAGCTTCGTCGACCGGTTCGATGCCAATTCGTACCTCTATATCACCCGGGCGCTCGACTATTTCGACCTGGCCGAAGAGCATAATGGCACGCTTGCCAATGCGTTCACCGGCGATACGCGCTTCTGCTTGGTTAGCTTCGACACCGACTGGCTGTACCCGACCAGCGAATCGCGGACGATCGTCCACGCGCTCAACGCCGCGGGCGCGCCGGTGAGCTTCGTCGAGCTGTCGTCGCCGTTCGGGCACGACGCGTTCCTGCTCGAAAGCCCCGAACTCGACCGGGTGATGACCGGCTTCCTGCGCGCGGGAGAGGCATGA
- a CDS encoding flavin monoamine oxidase family protein, which translates to MRGSSFVWQALATARARNVAEAGDAPPVPRAPGVTRRTLIQGIAAAGLAAALPRPARAFAGGRVAIIGGGIAGLSALHHLREAGVDAQVYEGRARTGGRMFTHRPASGPWFEVGGQLVNTDHDDMQKLCERFGIKLVDRKAEPHRTLILGDGRLLGEAELAEALRPIAAQIDKDSARLDKDFARVAAELDRMSIAGYLDKHRALIGKPWVRELLEATSRTEYGVEPSHASAVELVFALPTVDGTRVEVLGGSDERYVMQGGSSSLIEAMSAHYADRITMGKRLLRVESARGGVRLGFLDGSSAEAETVIVAVPAPLLRQIDWRVPLPPVWRDFIAEMELGYNEKVQAATGATPWRAPMGVGGELWQTSAQAGWALGWDGSVHRADGVAPVWTWFLGGDEARTEEAPSALSAGFAASAETAIPGLGAAATGPFARTNWHAQAMTLGAYVNFRPGQITRFARLLCVESDDPAERHVPAAGRIHFAGEHLSEAYPGYMNGGAQTGRVAAEAISGRRAVRKAA; encoded by the coding sequence ATGCGGGGAAGCAGCTTTGTATGGCAGGCGCTGGCGACGGCGCGGGCGCGGAATGTGGCCGAGGCGGGGGACGCGCCGCCAGTGCCGCGGGCGCCGGGCGTGACGCGGCGCACGCTGATCCAGGGCATCGCGGCGGCGGGTCTGGCCGCGGCGCTGCCCCGCCCTGCCCGCGCCTTTGCCGGCGGGCGCGTGGCGATCATCGGTGGCGGAATCGCCGGGCTGAGCGCGCTGCATCACCTGCGCGAGGCGGGCGTGGACGCGCAGGTCTATGAGGGCCGCGCGCGCACCGGCGGGCGGATGTTCACGCATCGCCCGGCGAGCGGACCGTGGTTCGAAGTCGGCGGCCAGCTGGTCAACACCGACCACGACGACATGCAGAAGCTGTGCGAACGCTTCGGAATCAAGCTGGTCGATCGCAAGGCCGAGCCGCACCGGACACTGATCCTCGGCGACGGGCGGCTACTCGGCGAGGCCGAGCTTGCCGAGGCGCTGCGGCCGATCGCGGCGCAGATCGACAAGGACTCGGCGCGGCTCGACAAGGATTTCGCACGCGTCGCGGCCGAGCTCGATCGGATGTCGATCGCGGGCTATCTCGACAAGCATCGCGCGCTGATCGGCAAGCCCTGGGTGCGCGAACTGCTCGAAGCGACCAGCCGCACCGAATATGGCGTCGAGCCCAGCCATGCCTCGGCAGTCGAGCTGGTGTTCGCCCTGCCGACGGTCGACGGCACGCGCGTCGAGGTGCTCGGCGGTTCGGACGAGCGCTATGTGATGCAGGGGGGCAGCTCGAGCCTGATCGAGGCGATGTCGGCGCATTATGCCGATCGGATCACGATGGGAAAGCGGCTGCTGCGCGTGGAATCGGCGCGCGGCGGGGTGCGGCTCGGCTTTCTCGACGGATCGAGTGCCGAGGCCGAGACGGTGATCGTCGCGGTGCCGGCGCCGCTGCTCCGCCAGATCGACTGGCGCGTGCCGTTGCCGCCGGTGTGGCGCGACTTCATCGCCGAGATGGAATTGGGGTATAACGAGAAGGTCCAGGCCGCGACCGGCGCGACGCCGTGGCGCGCGCCGATGGGCGTGGGCGGCGAGCTGTGGCAGACCAGTGCCCAGGCCGGCTGGGCGCTCGGCTGGGACGGCAGCGTCCACCGCGCCGACGGCGTCGCGCCGGTGTGGACCTGGTTCCTCGGCGGCGACGAGGCGCGCACCGAGGAAGCGCCCTCGGCGCTCTCGGCGGGGTTCGCAGCCAGCGCGGAGACCGCGATCCCCGGGCTCGGCGCGGCGGCAACCGGCCCGTTCGCGCGGACCAACTGGCATGCCCAGGCGATGACGCTGGGCGCGTACGTCAATTTCCGGCCCGGCCAGATCACCCGGTTTGCGCGGCTGCTCTGCGTCGAGTCGGACGATCCGGCCGAGCGGCATGTGCCGGCGGCGGGGCGGATCCACTTCGCCGGCGAGCATCTGTCGGAAGCCTATCCGGGATATATGAACGGCGGCGCGCAGACCGGGCGCGTGGCGGCGGAGGCAATCAGCGGGCGACGGGCCGTGCGAAAGGCCGCCTGA
- a CDS encoding MJ0042-type zinc finger domain-containing protein, translating to MILECSQCRTRYLVPDSAIGAEGRTVRCASCKHSWYQAPAVADRTTRPAAVAESRAAAAPAQAAVAVAERPRPQASLQPQGFTVKVARATVAEAPAPAAARPAPEPRPEPEAPRVYEDPIANAPPEYDPFAPPPSRQARPRRNPAKRWTAAAVVAGVSMLLGAGAILYSGAPGFAAQFGLGLGGEAETPLRFTDKSVELRPMPNGSEAFVVSGKVVNPTGGPQRVPDIRVELRDGADQLVYSWRITPENRSLGANTALDFTGAKLDVPRSAKVVELSFASEIGR from the coding sequence ATGATCCTCGAATGCAGCCAGTGCCGGACGCGGTACCTCGTTCCCGACAGCGCCATCGGTGCCGAGGGCCGAACGGTGCGGTGTGCCAGCTGCAAGCACAGCTGGTATCAGGCACCCGCCGTGGCCGATCGCACCACGCGGCCTGCCGCGGTCGCGGAGAGCCGCGCCGCTGCCGCGCCGGCCCAGGCGGCCGTCGCGGTTGCCGAACGCCCAAGGCCCCAGGCGTCGCTCCAGCCGCAGGGCTTCACCGTCAAAGTGGCGCGCGCGACGGTCGCCGAAGCGCCGGCGCCCGCCGCCGCGCGGCCGGCACCCGAGCCGCGCCCGGAACCCGAGGCGCCGCGCGTCTATGAGGATCCGATCGCCAACGCCCCACCCGAATACGATCCCTTCGCGCCGCCGCCCTCGCGCCAGGCCCGCCCGCGCCGCAATCCGGCCAAGCGCTGGACCGCCGCGGCGGTGGTCGCCGGCGTGTCGATGCTGCTCGGCGCCGGCGCGATCCTCTATTCTGGCGCGCCGGGGTTCGCCGCGCAGTTCGGCCTCGGTCTCGGCGGCGAGGCCGAAACCCCGTTGCGCTTCACCGACAAAAGCGTCGAGCTGCGCCCGATGCCCAATGGCAGCGAGGCGTTCGTCGTCTCGGGCAAGGTGGTCAACCCCACCGGCGGCCCGCAGCGCGTGCCCGACATCCGCGTCGAACTGCGCGACGGCGCCGACCAGCTCGTCTATAGCTGGCGGATCACCCCAGAGAACCGCTCGCTCGGCGCCAATACCGCGCTCGACTTCACCGGCGCCAAGCTCGACGTGCCACGCAGCGCCAAGGTGGTCGAACTCAGCTTCGCGTCCGAAATCGGCCGCTGA
- a CDS encoding cell division protein FtsX: MIPGLNPNGPDKRLLDEGRRTRAMSWIMAIMLFLTVLAGALGLGMFAATSQLDRQLSGRLTVQIVEPVASLRDAQAAAMVRELARLPGVATVREVDRAHLAELMRPWLGDAGLDPDLPMPAMIDVEARGGDFAAIERAARRIAPSARVDRHAQWLSPVRSFLSTMSWLAVGLMLLIAGATAAVVLLSARAGLDTHRDTIEVLHMLGSTDIQIARLFQRRIAFDTLTGGLAGTVAGLALVWLLEARLSAVGSEMLGGVALQQRDWFLLVLLPLGFALLATVAARIAVLRALGTRL; the protein is encoded by the coding sequence ATGATTCCCGGGCTCAACCCCAACGGACCCGACAAGAGGCTACTCGACGAGGGCCGGCGCACGCGCGCGATGAGCTGGATCATGGCGATCATGCTGTTCCTCACCGTGCTCGCCGGCGCGCTGGGGCTCGGCATGTTCGCGGCGACCAGCCAGCTCGACCGCCAGCTTTCGGGGCGCTTGACCGTCCAGATCGTCGAACCGGTGGCGAGCCTGCGCGACGCCCAGGCGGCCGCAATGGTGCGCGAACTCGCCCGGCTGCCGGGGGTCGCGACGGTCCGCGAAGTCGATCGTGCGCATCTGGCCGAGCTGATGCGCCCCTGGCTCGGCGATGCCGGGCTCGATCCCGATCTGCCGATGCCCGCGATGATCGACGTCGAGGCGCGCGGCGGCGACTTTGCGGCAATCGAGCGGGCCGCGCGACGCATCGCGCCGAGCGCGCGCGTCGATCGCCATGCGCAATGGCTGTCGCCGGTGCGCAGCTTCCTTTCGACGATGAGCTGGCTTGCGGTCGGCCTGATGCTGCTGATTGCGGGCGCGACCGCGGCGGTGGTGCTGCTTTCGGCGCGCGCGGGGCTGGACACGCACCGCGACACGATCGAAGTGCTGCATATGCTGGGTTCGACCGACATCCAGATCGCCCGCCTGTTCCAGCGGCGGATCGCCTTCGACACCTTGACCGGCGGGCTTGCCGGGACGGTGGCGGGGCTCGCCTTGGTGTGGCTGCTCGAGGCGCGGCTTAGCGCGGTCGGCTCCGAAATGCTCGGCGGCGTCGCGCTCCAGCAGCGCGACTGGTTCCTGCTCGTCCTGCTGCCGCTGGGCTTCGCGCTGCTTGCCACGGTGGCGGCGCGGATCGCCGTGCTGCGCGCGCTGGGGACGCGGCTATGA
- a CDS encoding lysophospholipid acyltransferase family protein — MDRLRSALFKLAFFGGSVVIVLLAPLTALFGQRAFRRWVIFWTQYHSWCSRHIAGIRLRIEGTPRTEPALYVSKHQSFFETFELVRLLDAPAVVMRQEYARIPVWGWAARRYGIIIIDRSGSASTLRQMMREAKAAGAEGRSVILFPEGTRSAMGEAPPVLAGLTGLYRAVGLPVVPVALDSARVWPKHGPMRPGVVTLRFGETIPAGLKREEIESQVHREINALNPARGA, encoded by the coding sequence ATGGACCGCCTACGCAGTGCGTTGTTCAAGCTCGCTTTCTTTGGCGGCTCGGTGGTGATCGTGCTGCTCGCCCCGCTGACCGCGCTGTTCGGCCAGCGGGCGTTTCGGCGCTGGGTGATCTTCTGGACGCAATATCATAGCTGGTGCTCGCGCCACATCGCCGGGATCCGATTGCGGATCGAAGGCACGCCGCGCACGGAGCCGGCGCTCTATGTCTCCAAGCACCAGTCGTTCTTCGAGACCTTCGAACTGGTACGGCTGCTCGATGCACCGGCGGTGGTGATGCGCCAGGAATATGCGCGCATCCCGGTATGGGGCTGGGCGGCGCGGCGCTATGGCATCATCATCATCGATCGCAGCGGATCGGCATCGACGCTGCGCCAGATGATGCGCGAGGCCAAGGCCGCGGGCGCCGAAGGGCGATCGGTGATCCTGTTCCCCGAAGGCACACGCTCGGCAATGGGCGAGGCGCCGCCGGTGCTGGCGGGGCTCACCGGGCTGTACCGCGCAGTGGGGCTGCCGGTGGTACCGGTGGCGCTCGACAGCGCCCGCGTCTGGCCCAAGCACGGGCCGATGCGGCCGGGCGTGGTGACCTTACGCTTCGGCGAAACGATTCCGGCAGGATTGAAGCGCGAGGAGATCGAGTCGCAGGTGCACCGCGAGATCAATGCGCTGAATCCAGCGCGTGGCGCGTAG